The proteins below are encoded in one region of Longimicrobiales bacterium:
- a CDS encoding amino acid permease: MADAHRGPANPQSLEKQLGLWDVYALATGATLSSGFFLLPGIAAAGAGPAMPLSYLLAALILLPGLLSKVELATAMPKAGGIYYFLDRSMGPLVGTIGGFGTWIALILKSAFALVGVGAYLHLFFPGLELGPIAAAFAIFFGVVNYFGAKKSGSFQVLLLIGLLILLLWFCGFGLMQMEFAQFEGFYDSGSTGVIGTAGLVIVSYMGLTKVSSVAEEVKDPERNLPLGMFLAFATIVVVYTVGTSVMIGVVGIDVLAANGGDLTPVATVAEALVGPWGRLVMTVAAVLAFSSVANAGVLSASRYPLAMGRDRLLPDVFGKIGARGTPTLGIVVTVLLILLCVTLFDPTKIAKLASAFKLVMFALACLAVIVMRESGIESYDPGFRSPLYPGIQIVGILGSFWLIVNMGILPTLFTGGLITFGAMWFTYYARDRVSREGAIFHVFERLGRQRYDGLDRELREIIKERGPREADPFEELLTEADVLDVKGPVLFEKLAGLAAQRMAKTLPLASDELCSGFLEGTRRGGTPVSHGAALPHMRSDLLRSPSVLLARVPGGVDFEGQAEIAPDEVVRAVFFLASPEEDPGLHLRILAQIARRVDQDAFMDEWLAASSDEELKEALFRNERMLVITLKSDRGGADLIGRKLREVSLPEGTLIAMLRRDDQLLFPSGDTSLAEGDRLTVLGRPEGVAALRERYGLPT; encoded by the coding sequence ATGGCTGACGCGCACCGAGGTCCGGCGAACCCGCAATCGCTCGAGAAGCAACTCGGCCTGTGGGATGTATACGCTTTGGCTACGGGTGCCACGCTCAGCTCCGGCTTCTTCTTGTTGCCGGGCATCGCAGCCGCAGGTGCCGGTCCCGCGATGCCGCTCTCGTACCTGTTGGCGGCGCTCATTCTTTTGCCCGGACTTCTGAGCAAAGTCGAACTTGCGACGGCCATGCCGAAGGCAGGAGGGATCTATTACTTCCTGGATCGGAGTATGGGGCCTCTGGTGGGCACGATCGGCGGCTTCGGGACGTGGATCGCGCTCATCCTGAAGTCCGCCTTCGCCTTGGTGGGTGTCGGTGCCTATTTGCACCTCTTTTTTCCAGGCCTGGAGCTCGGCCCCATCGCCGCAGCGTTCGCCATCTTCTTCGGCGTGGTGAACTACTTCGGAGCGAAAAAGAGCGGATCGTTTCAGGTTCTGCTGCTGATCGGGTTGTTGATCTTGCTGCTCTGGTTCTGCGGATTCGGGCTCATGCAGATGGAGTTCGCGCAATTCGAGGGTTTCTATGATTCCGGCAGTACGGGGGTGATCGGTACCGCCGGCTTAGTGATCGTCAGCTACATGGGGCTCACCAAAGTCTCCAGTGTCGCAGAGGAGGTTAAGGATCCAGAAAGGAACCTCCCGCTCGGCATGTTCCTGGCGTTTGCGACCATCGTTGTGGTCTACACCGTGGGCACGTCCGTCATGATCGGCGTGGTCGGGATCGATGTCTTGGCCGCAAACGGGGGCGATCTGACACCGGTCGCCACCGTTGCTGAAGCCCTAGTCGGGCCGTGGGGAAGGTTGGTCATGACGGTGGCGGCCGTGCTCGCCTTTTCATCGGTAGCGAATGCAGGGGTCCTGTCGGCGTCGCGCTATCCGCTTGCCATGGGTCGCGATCGACTCCTTCCCGATGTTTTTGGGAAGATCGGAGCGCGTGGAACACCAACGCTGGGCATTGTCGTCACGGTGCTCTTGATCTTGCTGTGCGTCACTCTATTCGATCCGACTAAGATCGCGAAGCTGGCGAGTGCGTTTAAGCTCGTCATGTTCGCGCTTGCCTGCCTGGCCGTCATCGTCATGCGTGAGAGCGGCATCGAATCGTACGATCCCGGATTTCGATCTCCGCTGTATCCTGGCATCCAGATCGTCGGGATACTCGGATCCTTCTGGCTGATTGTGAACATGGGTATTCTGCCGACCCTGTTTACTGGAGGGCTGATCACCTTCGGAGCGATGTGGTTCACCTACTACGCTCGAGACCGAGTGTCGCGCGAAGGTGCCATTTTCCATGTCTTCGAGCGCTTGGGACGCCAACGATATGACGGCCTAGATCGCGAGTTGCGGGAGATCATCAAGGAACGTGGGCCGCGTGAAGCAGATCCATTCGAAGAGCTGCTGACAGAGGCCGATGTGCTCGATGTCAAAGGCCCGGTACTCTTCGAGAAACTTGCGGGATTAGCCGCGCAGCGCATGGCCAAGACACTGCCGTTGGCGTCTGATGAATTGTGCTCAGGGTTCTTGGAAGGGACGCGTCGGGGAGGGACACCCGTGTCACACGGTGCCGCGCTTCCCCATATGCGCTCAGACCTTCTGCGTTCTCCGAGCGTTCTGCTGGCCCGTGTACCAGGCGGGGTCGACTTCGAGGGGCAAGCTGAGATCGCTCCGGATGAAGTCGTGCGAGCGGTCTTCTTCCTCGCCAGTCCGGAAGAGGATCCCGGGCTGCATCTCCGGATTCTGGCTCAGATTGCCCGGCGCGTTGATCAAGATGCGTTTATGGATGAGTGGCTAGCGGCCTCGAGTGACGAGGAACTCAAAGAAGCACTCTTCCGGAACGAGCGCATGCTCGTCATTACCCTCAAGTCCGATCGGGGCGGGGCTGATTTGATTGGACGGAAGCTTCGCGAGGTGTCGCTCCCGGAAGGCACGCTGATTGCCATGTTGCGCCGGGACGACCAGTTGTTATTCCCGAGCGGTGATACCTCGTTGGCAGAAGGCGATCGCCTCACGGTCCTTGGGCGCCCAGAGGGCGTGGCAGCACTACGGGAGCGGTACGGGCTACCGACGTAG
- a CDS encoding aldo/keto reductase: MITRRDWLRLSATATAALGLKPNLLMALQDGAVNTRPIPSSGEQLPVIGLGGRWINSNSSVEELADHRAVMHELAKDAEGVGRLFDSAAGYGGGGSEEYGGQWGDEDGFGDDIFWATKVNVVGRGSSEADPAAVREQIERSFERMRRDVIDLNQVHNMGDPATQLGILKEYKDEGRIRYIGITTTSARQYGELEQVMRDYPIDFIGIDYAIDNRGVEERILPLAQDQGIGVLVYLPFGRSRMWSRIGDRELPEWAAEFDAHTWAQFMLKYAVAHPAISVACPGTGDPEHMIDNLGGGRGRMPTPDHVRRMVEWESTLPSA, from the coding sequence ATGATCACTCGACGCGATTGGCTTCGACTCAGCGCTACTGCTACCGCAGCCCTCGGCCTGAAGCCCAACCTGCTCATGGCACTGCAGGACGGCGCGGTGAACACGCGACCCATTCCCTCGAGTGGCGAGCAACTTCCCGTCATCGGACTCGGTGGGCGGTGGATCAACAGTAATTCGTCAGTTGAGGAGCTCGCCGACCATCGGGCCGTCATGCACGAGCTCGCGAAGGATGCCGAGGGTGTGGGACGACTCTTCGACAGCGCGGCCGGATACGGCGGGGGTGGCTCCGAGGAATACGGGGGCCAGTGGGGCGACGAAGACGGATTCGGCGACGACATCTTCTGGGCCACGAAGGTGAATGTGGTCGGGAGAGGGAGTTCGGAGGCCGACCCCGCAGCCGTGCGTGAGCAGATCGAGCGGTCGTTCGAGCGCATGCGCCGCGACGTGATCGACCTCAATCAAGTGCACAACATGGGTGATCCGGCGACGCAACTCGGGATCCTGAAGGAATACAAGGACGAAGGCCGGATCCGCTACATCGGCATCACCACGACGAGCGCAAGGCAGTACGGCGAGTTGGAGCAGGTGATGCGGGACTATCCGATCGACTTCATTGGCATCGACTACGCGATCGATAACCGCGGTGTGGAGGAGCGGATCCTTCCCTTGGCCCAGGATCAAGGGATCGGGGTGCTGGTCTATCTGCCCTTCGGGCGGAGCCGCATGTGGTCACGGATTGGCGATCGGGAGCTCCCGGAGTGGGCGGCTGAGTTCGATGCGCATACCTGGGCGCAGTTCATGCTCAAATATGCCGTGGCCCACCCGGCTATTTCCGTCGCCTGTCCGGGCACGGGCGACCCCGAGCACATGATCGACAACCTGGGTGGGGGACGGGGACGGATGCCTACCCCGGATCACGTACGTCGCATGGTCGAGTGGGAGTCGACTCTGCCGAGCGCCTAG
- the katG gene encoding catalase/peroxidase HPI: MDEHAGETAGKCPVMHDVDIPTTAEGTSNRDWWPNQLDLSVLHQNSPVSDPMGNAFNYANEFKKLDIEVLKKDLFELMTTSQAWWPADYGHYGPLFIRMSWHSAGTYRTGDGRGGASSGTQRFAPLNSWPDNGNLDKARRLLWPIKQKYGSKISWADLMIFAGDCALESMGFKPFGFAGGREDIWEPEADIYWGAETEWLGDKRYSGERDLERPLAAVQMGLIYVNPEGPNGEPSPVASGRDIRETFGRMAMNDEETVALIAGGHTFGKCHGAGDAGLVGAEPEGASIEEQGLGWKNSFGSGLGVDAITSGIEGAWTPTPTQWDHSYLDTLFGYEWTLVKSPAGAWQWIPTDPAAAQAVPDAHDPLKRHAPIMTTADLALRSDPIYEPIARRFHENPEQLADAFARAWFKLTHRDMGPRTRYLGALAPTEELIWQDPIPAVDHELIDAGDITTLKAKILASGLSVSHLVSTAWASAATFRGSDKRGGANGGRLRLEPQRSWEVNQPAQLTNVLEALEAIQTAFNNAQSGGKKVSLADTIVLAGCAAVEKAAQNAGHEVEVPFTPGRMDASQEHTDVESAAVLEPIADGFRNYLKAEFTVSAEELLVDRAQLMTLTAPEMTVLVGGMRVLNANVDQSPHGVFTERPETLTNDFFVNLLDMSTTWAAASDTEDVFEGCDRATGAKKWTGTRVDLIFGSNSQLRAIAEVYGCDDGQGALVRDFVAAWDKVMNLDRFDLG, translated from the coding sequence ATGGACGAACATGCTGGCGAGACTGCAGGCAAATGCCCCGTCATGCACGATGTCGACATACCCACGACTGCGGAGGGTACGTCGAACCGCGACTGGTGGCCGAACCAGCTGGACCTCTCGGTCCTCCACCAGAACTCTCCCGTGTCCGACCCCATGGGCAACGCGTTCAACTACGCGAATGAATTTAAGAAGCTCGATATCGAGGTCCTCAAGAAGGACCTTTTCGAGCTTATGACTACATCGCAGGCATGGTGGCCGGCCGATTACGGTCACTATGGACCTCTCTTCATTCGGATGTCCTGGCACAGCGCTGGCACCTACCGCACCGGAGACGGCCGCGGCGGCGCGTCCTCGGGCACCCAACGCTTCGCGCCTCTCAATAGCTGGCCTGATAACGGAAACCTCGACAAGGCGCGCCGACTGCTTTGGCCGATCAAGCAGAAGTACGGCAGCAAGATCTCCTGGGCCGACCTCATGATATTCGCGGGCGACTGTGCCCTGGAGTCGATGGGGTTCAAGCCCTTCGGGTTCGCCGGTGGACGTGAGGACATCTGGGAACCCGAGGCAGACATCTATTGGGGAGCCGAGACTGAGTGGCTCGGTGACAAGAGATACTCTGGTGAGCGTGACCTAGAGAGACCTCTCGCCGCCGTTCAGATGGGGCTGATCTACGTGAACCCGGAAGGGCCGAACGGAGAACCGAGCCCTGTCGCTTCCGGGCGCGATATTCGTGAGACATTCGGGCGCATGGCCATGAACGACGAAGAGACCGTCGCACTCATCGCCGGCGGACACACGTTCGGTAAGTGCCACGGCGCTGGCGATGCCGGGCTCGTCGGCGCAGAGCCCGAGGGCGCCAGCATCGAAGAGCAGGGCCTCGGCTGGAAGAACAGCTTCGGCAGCGGCTTGGGCGTCGATGCGATCACCAGCGGAATCGAGGGCGCGTGGACTCCGACGCCGACCCAGTGGGATCACAGCTACTTGGACACCCTGTTCGGCTACGAGTGGACTCTCGTGAAGAGCCCTGCCGGAGCCTGGCAATGGATTCCGACCGACCCTGCCGCAGCGCAGGCGGTACCGGATGCACACGATCCGTTGAAGCGGCACGCACCCATCATGACCACGGCGGACCTCGCGCTTCGGTCAGACCCGATCTACGAGCCGATCGCCAGGCGCTTCCATGAGAACCCAGAGCAGTTGGCAGACGCGTTCGCCCGGGCCTGGTTCAAGCTGACACACCGCGACATGGGTCCTCGCACTCGCTACCTCGGAGCCCTCGCTCCAACTGAGGAACTCATTTGGCAGGATCCGATCCCCGCGGTCGACCATGAACTGATTGACGCGGGGGACATCACCACGCTCAAGGCGAAGATCCTCGCTTCGGGGCTTTCAGTCTCCCATCTGGTCTCGACCGCCTGGGCGTCGGCGGCCACGTTCCGCGGCTCAGACAAGCGCGGTGGAGCGAACGGTGGTCGCCTGCGTCTCGAGCCACAGAGGAGCTGGGAAGTCAACCAGCCCGCCCAGCTGACGAACGTGCTGGAGGCCCTCGAGGCAATCCAGACGGCGTTCAATAATGCTCAATCCGGAGGAAAGAAGGTTTCGCTTGCCGACACGATTGTCCTGGCTGGCTGCGCGGCCGTGGAGAAAGCCGCGCAGAATGCCGGGCACGAGGTGGAGGTCCCCTTCACGCCCGGGCGCATGGACGCATCGCAGGAGCACACTGACGTGGAGTCGGCAGCCGTACTCGAACCGATCGCAGACGGCTTCCGCAATTACCTGAAAGCCGAGTTCACCGTGTCTGCGGAAGAGCTGCTGGTCGACCGAGCGCAACTCATGACGCTGACGGCACCAGAGATGACGGTGCTCGTTGGTGGCATGCGCGTCTTGAACGCGAACGTCGATCAGTCGCCGCACGGTGTCTTCACCGAGCGTCCAGAGACGCTTACCAACGATTTCTTCGTAAACCTGCTGGATATGAGCACAACATGGGCTGCGGCATCGGACACCGAAGACGTGTTCGAGGGGTGCGATCGTGCGACGGGGGCCAAGAAGTGGACCGGCACCCGCGTGGATCTCATCTTTGGATCGAACTCCCAGCTACGCGCGATCGCAGAGGTCTACGGATGTGACGACGGGCAGGGTGCCCTTGTGCGTGACTTCGTCGCCGCCTGGGACAAGGTGATGAACCTCGACCGCTTCGATCTGGGGTAG
- a CDS encoding sodium/solute symporter (Members of the Solute:Sodium Symporter (SSS), TC 2.A.21 as described in tcdb.org, catalyze solute:Na+ symport. Known solutes for members of the family include sugars, amino acids, nucleosides, inositols, vitamins, urea or anions, depending on the system.): MTTQMWVFVGYFAVVFAIGWYALRATRNEKDYWIAGGELGWFTGGATMAATHTSAGTFVGTIGVMYTAGWSFGWVLLAIPLSYWFMVAVLAPRFTKQKELTLPAFIETRYYGKGIRGLAALIILIATVVYIQAQIVAGGLIANTVFGVSTTTGMVAFTVILLVYTVIGGMIAVVYTDAFQLVVMALGAVFAVPLVLRQVDGISGLLHLVESAHPLVFTWETMPGTLLLTMGLSFFLGGIATPEKLIRLYAMKDMSTIRRGILFAIVTILGLNLLVFILALASIVLFPELPTGDLAMPMIATAVLPTTLGAVMLAAITAAMMSTVDSLLIVAGSALSVDIYQNLLNPDVTPERRMWIDRVGILLVGSVPVVLLLSGVGEGELVQFIVLLFTALMAAAFVMPVVGGIVWRRATKEGAAAAMIGGVVATFAWEWFGPASVEPVLAGFLASATLFVGVSLATPPPPPSAIAPYFDS, encoded by the coding sequence ATGACGACTCAGATGTGGGTCTTCGTCGGATATTTCGCCGTCGTCTTTGCGATCGGCTGGTATGCCCTGCGGGCCACGCGGAACGAAAAGGACTATTGGATCGCGGGCGGTGAACTCGGGTGGTTCACAGGCGGCGCCACCATGGCAGCAACGCACACATCTGCTGGGACGTTCGTAGGAACGATCGGCGTCATGTACACCGCGGGTTGGTCGTTTGGCTGGGTGCTGCTCGCCATCCCTCTTTCATACTGGTTCATGGTCGCGGTGCTCGCGCCGCGCTTCACAAAGCAGAAAGAGCTGACGCTGCCCGCGTTCATCGAGACTCGTTACTACGGAAAGGGCATTCGGGGCTTGGCCGCGCTGATCATCCTCATTGCGACCGTCGTGTACATCCAGGCGCAGATCGTGGCCGGAGGGCTGATCGCGAACACGGTCTTCGGTGTCTCGACCACCACAGGGATGGTCGCGTTCACCGTCATCCTTCTGGTCTATACCGTCATCGGCGGAATGATCGCAGTCGTCTACACGGATGCGTTCCAGTTGGTCGTGATGGCGCTCGGGGCGGTCTTTGCAGTGCCTCTCGTTCTTCGCCAGGTAGACGGTATCAGCGGTCTGCTGCACCTGGTTGAATCAGCGCACCCGCTGGTGTTCACGTGGGAGACGATGCCCGGGACACTTCTCCTCACCATGGGGCTCTCGTTCTTCCTAGGCGGGATCGCCACGCCGGAGAAGCTGATTCGGCTCTACGCGATGAAAGACATGAGCACGATCCGGCGCGGTATTCTTTTTGCCATCGTGACGATCCTCGGACTCAACCTCTTGGTCTTCATCTTGGCGCTTGCGTCGATTGTACTTTTTCCTGAACTGCCAACGGGCGACCTCGCGATGCCGATGATCGCGACTGCGGTGCTGCCGACCACGCTGGGCGCGGTGATGTTGGCCGCGATTACCGCAGCGATGATGTCGACCGTGGACTCTTTGCTCATTGTCGCCGGCTCTGCGCTTTCGGTGGACATCTACCAGAACCTGTTGAATCCCGACGTGACCCCCGAGCGTCGGATGTGGATCGATCGGGTCGGGATCCTCCTGGTCGGCTCGGTCCCCGTGGTCTTGCTCTTGAGCGGCGTCGGGGAGGGGGAGTTGGTCCAGTTTATCGTCCTGCTTTTCACAGCGCTGATGGCGGCCGCCTTCGTGATGCCGGTCGTCGGTGGAATCGTTTGGCGCCGAGCTACCAAGGAGGGGGCCGCAGCCGCGATGATCGGCGGAGTGGTAGCGACGTTCGCCTGGGAATGGTTTGGACCCGCATCAGTCGAGCCGGTGCTCGCGGGGTTCCTGGCCTCCGCGACGCTCTTTGTCGGGGTCAGCTTGGCCACACCCCCACCACCTCCGTCTGCAATCGCGCCCTACTTCGATTCTTGA
- a CDS encoding membrane dipeptidase encodes MSLTKKYEGYSSFSYLEAGKDYKSFDLADELTRVPPYTLPLSEEDETRVRSLIDASLLVSMHEHVGVFPDKIQETPEYARHGRMHTAFKGLAASHWDCVFDNLMDGICHIHSSSGWQWDDVLHDLGMRLCDLAHQDFVLHCQRIGDVQRAHDEGKVAWVATMEGAAMIEHDLDRIDLLHGFGLRSLGITYSESNALGNGLKEDRDGGLTKFGQRAVQRMNKVGLLIDCSHCGDQTTLDTVEWSEKPIVLSHIGARALWESKRLAPDDVLEAVAAKGGVIGIECAPHTTLTENNRTHNLDAFMEHFEYVKALVGIDHVGFGPDTVYGDHVGLHHTYMASLSLKDSKGTTKPGQEYEEVEYVEGLENPTEGSRNIIRWLVKNEYSDEDIAKAMGGNAMRVMEQAWS; translated from the coding sequence ATGAGCCTCACGAAGAAGTACGAGGGATATTCGTCTTTCTCCTATCTGGAAGCTGGGAAGGACTACAAGTCCTTCGACCTAGCGGACGAGCTCACGCGCGTGCCGCCGTACACGCTTCCGCTGAGCGAAGAGGACGAAACCCGTGTGCGAAGCCTCATCGACGCCAGCCTCTTGGTGTCGATGCACGAGCACGTCGGGGTCTTCCCGGACAAGATCCAAGAGACCCCAGAGTACGCCCGTCACGGCCGTATGCACACGGCGTTCAAGGGGCTCGCAGCGTCCCACTGGGACTGTGTGTTCGACAACCTCATGGACGGGATTTGCCACATCCATTCTTCGTCGGGGTGGCAGTGGGACGATGTCCTCCACGATCTGGGCATGCGGCTCTGTGATCTGGCCCATCAGGACTTCGTCCTTCATTGCCAGCGCATTGGTGATGTCCAGCGTGCGCACGACGAGGGTAAGGTCGCGTGGGTCGCGACCATGGAAGGGGCAGCGATGATCGAACACGATCTGGACCGGATTGATCTGCTGCACGGCTTCGGCCTGCGTTCGCTCGGCATCACCTATTCCGAGTCGAACGCGCTGGGGAACGGACTGAAGGAGGACCGAGACGGGGGCCTCACCAAGTTCGGCCAGCGAGCTGTCCAACGGATGAACAAGGTCGGGCTGCTTATCGACTGCTCGCACTGCGGGGATCAGACGACGCTCGACACGGTGGAGTGGAGCGAAAAGCCGATTGTGCTCTCTCACATCGGCGCGCGTGCGCTTTGGGAATCGAAGAGGCTCGCGCCTGACGACGTGTTGGAAGCTGTAGCTGCGAAGGGAGGGGTGATCGGTATCGAATGCGCGCCGCACACCACGCTCACTGAGAACAACCGAACGCACAATCTCGACGCGTTCATGGAGCACTTCGAATATGTAAAGGCGTTGGTGGGCATCGACCACGTCGGCTTTGGCCCGGATACGGTGTATGGAGACCACGTGGGCTTGCACCACACTTATATGGCTTCGTTATCACTCAAAGACTCGAAGGGTACCACGAAGCCGGGGCAGGAATACGAGGAGGTCGAGTACGTCGAGGGTCTCGAAAACCCAACGGAAGGTTCTCGCAACATCATCCGATGGCTCGTGAAGAACGAGTATTCGGACGAGGACATCGCGAAAGCGATGGGCGGGAACGCGATGCGGGTCATGGAACAGGCCTGGAGCTGA
- a CDS encoding DPP IV N-terminal domain-containing protein produces the protein MPEARSRRPRFLLSFFVIAASMFVTEAPELTAQEMEMVGGSGSANFDLAARFAPYKFTDMVHSTTVAPNWIEGGERFWYQWDNSDGTFYYLVDPVRGTKAQLFDNDRMAAELTRITLDPWDGQHLPIRSIRFISNDVFQFEVESSQDEEADDEADEEETDGEEQDDERSGRQSADKLVHHFEFTVSTQTLRELDDYEEPDSHPGWASVSPDGETVVFAKQYNLWMMSGADYALILDARRGESGDEAEEAEEDVDVTEVQLTTDGEKYYDYGGGSGRGETNVSEVENMDDRKRAGISWSKDSQKFAIVRRDAREVGLLWVVHSVGNDRPELETYTYDMPGDSAVTQSELLIYDLADRSMVQVDDDPWQDQMMSVLSDQQFVYPDSDAPRQSQWLSDSSDEILFTRISRDRKRTDVMVANTATGAVTAVIEDRLNTYMETRTPIQLANGDLLWWSERDGWAHVYRYRADGTLVGQLTQGPWHVQGLIGVDEVRGHLFVSGNGRENGEDPYYQHLYRVNLDGSGVTLLNPGEYDNRFSMGESRRFFVNSYSRVNTTPASALYSAAGQKVLDLEEADFSALTQAGYQFPEPFQAEAADGVTDIYGVMYKPYDFDPNKQYPIVAYVYPGPQTESVSKFWSTNTAEQGLAQFGVIVVTLGNRGGHPGRSKWYHNYGYGNLRDYGLDDKKAVLEQLGDRHDFVDLNRVGIYGHSGGGFMSTAAMLVYPDFFKVAVSSSGNHNNDVYNRNWSETHHGVQEVIDDDGEVTFEFDIDKNSDLAANLKGHLLLTTGDVDNNVHHAGTHRMAEALIRANKRFDFFVFPGMRHGYGNMGNYWFWLRAEYFVKHLLGDDQWSADIIPLQNDSPLSR, from the coding sequence ATGCCCGAAGCGCGAAGCCGCCGCCCCCGGTTCTTACTCTCGTTCTTTGTAATAGCCGCATCGATGTTCGTGACCGAAGCCCCCGAGTTGACCGCCCAGGAAATGGAAATGGTCGGGGGCTCAGGTTCTGCCAACTTTGACCTCGCCGCGCGATTCGCGCCCTACAAGTTCACCGACATGGTGCACAGCACGACGGTGGCACCGAATTGGATCGAAGGCGGCGAGCGGTTCTGGTATCAGTGGGACAACTCGGACGGGACGTTCTACTACCTGGTTGATCCGGTTCGTGGCACGAAGGCACAGCTCTTCGACAACGACCGCATGGCCGCAGAACTGACCCGGATTACACTAGACCCGTGGGACGGTCAGCACCTCCCCATCCGATCGATTCGCTTCATAAGCAACGATGTCTTCCAGTTCGAGGTCGAGTCGTCTCAGGACGAAGAGGCCGATGACGAGGCCGACGAAGAGGAGACCGACGGAGAGGAGCAGGACGACGAGCGATCTGGGCGACAGAGCGCGGACAAGCTCGTGCACCACTTCGAGTTCACGGTCTCCACGCAGACGCTCCGCGAGCTCGACGACTACGAGGAGCCGGACAGTCACCCGGGTTGGGCCAGCGTCTCGCCGGACGGAGAGACCGTCGTCTTCGCCAAGCAGTACAACCTCTGGATGATGAGCGGCGCCGACTACGCGCTCATCCTCGACGCTCGCCGGGGCGAAAGCGGTGACGAGGCAGAAGAGGCCGAAGAGGACGTCGACGTGACTGAGGTTCAGCTCACGACCGACGGGGAGAAGTACTACGACTACGGTGGCGGGTCGGGCCGTGGCGAGACAAACGTCTCCGAAGTCGAGAACATGGACGACCGGAAGCGTGCGGGGATCTCCTGGTCCAAGGACTCGCAGAAGTTTGCCATCGTTCGTAGGGATGCACGCGAGGTCGGCCTGCTGTGGGTCGTGCACTCGGTCGGCAACGATCGCCCCGAACTCGAGACCTACACGTACGACATGCCGGGCGATTCAGCCGTGACCCAAAGCGAGTTGCTCATCTACGACCTCGCAGACCGCTCCATGGTCCAGGTCGATGACGATCCGTGGCAGGATCAGATGATGTCGGTCCTCAGCGACCAGCAGTTCGTCTATCCAGACTCGGATGCACCGCGGCAGTCACAGTGGCTCTCCGACAGCTCGGACGAGATTTTGTTCACCCGAATCTCTCGGGACAGGAAGCGCACAGACGTCATGGTCGCGAATACGGCCACGGGTGCGGTGACGGCGGTCATCGAAGACCGCCTCAACACCTACATGGAAACGCGCACACCCATCCAGCTCGCCAATGGAGACCTGTTGTGGTGGTCCGAGCGCGACGGCTGGGCGCATGTCTATCGGTACCGGGCGGACGGCACGCTGGTCGGCCAACTGACGCAGGGCCCCTGGCATGTGCAGGGCCTGATCGGCGTCGATGAGGTCCGCGGTCACCTTTTTGTGAGCGGAAACGGCCGCGAGAACGGTGAGGACCCGTACTACCAGCACTTGTATCGGGTGAACCTCGACGGATCAGGCGTGACACTCCTCAACCCCGGCGAGTACGACAACCGCTTCAGCATGGGCGAGTCGCGTCGTTTCTTCGTGAACAGTTACTCACGGGTGAACACGACACCGGCGTCGGCCCTTTACAGCGCGGCAGGCCAGAAGGTTCTCGATCTCGAAGAGGCCGACTTCAGCGCCCTCACCCAAGCGGGGTACCAGTTCCCAGAGCCGTTCCAGGCCGAGGCCGCCGACGGCGTCACCGACATCTACGGGGTCATGTACAAGCCGTACGACTTCGATCCGAACAAGCAGTATCCCATCGTCGCATATGTATATCCGGGACCTCAGACCGAGTCCGTATCCAAATTCTGGTCGACGAACACGGCTGAGCAGGGTCTCGCCCAGTTCGGCGTAATCGTGGTCACGCTCGGGAACCGAGGCGGCCATCCAGGCCGCTCCAAGTGGTACCACAACTACGGATACGGCAACCTTCGGGATTACGGGCTGGACGACAAGAAAGCGGTCCTAGAGCAACTGGGAGATCGCCACGACTTCGTCGATCTGAACCGCGTCGGCATCTATGGCCACTCGGGCGGTGGATTCATGTCCACAGCGGCCATGCTCGTCTATCCAGACTTCTTCAAGGTCGCGGTCTCGTCGTCGGGGAATCACAACAACGACGTGTACAACCGGAATTGGTCCGAGACGCACCACGGTGTGCAGGAAGTCATCGACGACGACGGAGAGGTGACCTTCGAGTTCGATATCGATAAGAACTCTGATCTCGCGGCAAATCTGAAAGGGCACCTCCTACTCACAACAGGCGACGTCGACAACAACGTGCACCACGCGGGTACACATCGGATGGCGGAGGCGTTGATCCGTGCCAACAAGCGCTTCGATTTCTTCGTCTTCCCGGGGATGCGCCACGGCTACGGGAACATGGGTAACTACTGGTTCTGGCTGCGGGCGGAATACTTCGTGAAACACCTGCTTGGTGACGACCAGTGGAGTGCGGACATCATTCCGTTGCAGAACGACAGCCCGCTGTCGCGTTAG